Part of the Rhodococcus sp. OK302 genome is shown below.
AGTGCGGCTCTTCGCAACAGGCAGTTCATCAAGCTGCCGCGGGTGTCATCTCCGGTCAGTACGACGTGGCTATCGCCGGCGGTGTCGAGATGATGAGTGCCGTCCCGATGGGTTCGGCGCGAGCCGACGCCAGATTCGGTGAGCCGCACGGTCCGCTGGTGTGGGATCGCTACAACGGTGTCCGGTTCAATCAGGGCATGGGCGCGCAGATGATCGCGGAAAAGTACGGCATTTCTCGGGCCGAACTGGATCAGCATGCGCTCGATTCTCACGAGCGGGCTGCGGCGGCTGTTGACGAGGGCCGGTTCAAAGATCAGATCACCGCAGTGACTGTGACGGACGCAGACGGCCGCAGCAGTGTCTTCGAGAAGGACGAGGGTGTGCGCCGCGGCGGCACTCTCGAAAAGCTCGGTTCGCTCAAACCTGCTTTCTCCGAAGACGGTTCGATCACCGCGGGTAACTCCTCGCAGATCTCCGACGGTTCCGGCGCACTACTCGTCACCACCAGCGAGTTCGCGAAATCGCAGGGATGGACGCCTATCGCACGAATCCACACTGCGGTCGTGACCGGTGCCGATCCGATCACCATGCTCGAAGGGCCCATCCCAGCGACGGCGAAAGCTCTCGCCAAGGCCGGTCTCTCGATCGACGACATCGGCGCGTTCGAGATCAACGAGGCTTTTGCCTCGGTGTCGTTGGCCTGGCTTCGTGAAACCGGCGCCAACTACGAGCGGATGAATCCGAACGGCGGCGCCATGGCGTTGGGTCATCCCATCGGCGGTTCGGGTGCCCGACTGATGACTACCCTGGTACATCACATGCGAGAGAACGGGATCCGTTACGGATTGCAGTCCATGTGCGAGGGCGGCGGCATGGCCAATGCCACAATTCTCGAGCTGATCTGAGAATGCGCGGTGGCGGCAAACGCCGCCACCGCAACCGTGCCTGAGCGCACACAACTTCCGCCGACGCACGGGAACCCGCACACACGTCCAACTAGTGGACGAAAATACCCGCGCGCAAAAGCCCGGGATCTCTCAACGCGACCGAGAACGTCCCAGTCGCGAGGCCACCAAAACCTCGGTAGCGGATCGATGCTCGTCGCTCGCCCGGATCAGTTCGACTGAATCTTGGTTGCGAACAGCCTGCAGGATCCGCTCGTGATCGTCGGAAACCTTTTGGCGAGATGACTTTTCGTGGACGTATAACGCTCGATAGAAATCCGACAGGTACCACAGCCGTTCCACTTCCTGCAGTACCCGTCGCAGCGGTGAGTACTCGAACAGCCGGAAGTGGAACCGATGGTTGACCTCGAGAAACTCGGGCCCCTGCTCACTCGGCTCGGCATTGTCCACTTGTTCCTGAATGCGCTCCAGTTCGGCCACGTCAACACTGCTGAGGTCTATCGACGCCAGGATCTCAGTTTCGAGTAGGCGCCGCATCAGATACAACTCGGCAAGATCTTCACTGCTGAAGCGAGTCACGGTATATCCCGTGTTCGATTTGTGCTCGAGGACGCCCTCGGCCTGCAAGGTCGAAAGCGCTTCCCGCACCGGAATTCGACTGACGTCCAATCTCTCGGCGAGCTCTGCCTGGTGAACTTTTTGTCCGGGCAGGAGCTCACCGGAGACGATCATCTGCCGGATCTGTTGCAGGCAGCGTTGCGCACCAGTGGGTTCCTTCACGGTCAACACCCTAAACGTCACCGGGCACTGAACTGCGGTTGTTGCCGTGCGAGGTTGGCTTCGATACCGGCCACGCAGTCTTCGGTCCCCCACAACACGACCTGCTCGGCCAACTCACGCTCGAGCACGGTGGCCACCTCGTCGCGCAGTCCCCCGCGCAGTGTTTGCTTCATCGAGCGCACGGCCAGCGGTGCGTTGGCAGCAATTTCGTGGGCGTAGGCGAGCGCCTGCTCACGAATGTTCGTGTCTTCGGCCAGTCGATCCACCAGGCCGAGTTCGTGTGCCTGCGTGCCGGTAAGCCGCCGTGCGGTGTACAGCAGATCAGCTGCGGTTTGAGCTCCCACGACGCGAGGCAAGGTGACGCTGAGCCCGAATCCCTGATGGAAGCCCAGTGCGGCAAAGTTCGCATGCAAGCGGGTCGACGGTCCGGCAACGCGGAAGTCTGCGGCGCAGGCCAATCCGAGGCCGCCGCCCACGGCGGATCCCTGCACCGCCGCGATCACGGGAACGGGGATCTCGAAGAGACGCAGGGCCTCGGTGTAGATGTCGCGCACGGTATCGGCGCGGTCCGGTCCCAGTCCACCCTCACCGAAGTTCGCACCGGCGCAGAAATGCTTGCCGGCCGACGCGAGAACTATCGCCCGAATGTCACCATTGTCGACGAGTTCGGTTGCCGCGTCGGCAATCTGCCGGAGCACTTCCTGATCGAAGAAGTTCGCGGGCGGGCGGGAGAATTCGATGGTCGCGACGTGTCCGTCGATCTCTACGTGTACTGCATCGGTCATGACGTCAGCTCCAAAGTCGGGTGCGGGTCGGTTAGCAAACGGGGCAGTGACGGCGAGGCGGAAACGCCTCGCCCGAGCTGTACCGCGAGTGCGATCTCGTCGCCGAACTCGCAGCGCCAGGCGTGCAGGCGACGGGTCAGTTGCTGCAAGCGGTATTCCTGTGTCATGCCGATGGCTCCGTGAGCCTGGTGCGCGGCGCGCACACTGAGCAGCGCATTCTGCGAGACCACCAGTTTTGTTGCGAGCACTTCAAATTCGGCTTCGCGAGTGTTGAGAGCAATTGCCGTGCGATCGACGGCCAGCGTCGACATGGAGGCCATCTGGGCGAGGGTGACGATGTGCTGCTGCACGGCCTGGAATTGTGCGACGGGACGGCCGAATTGGACTCGTTCGGACACGTACCGCTGCGTGAGCGTCGAGACGGCTTCCATGGCTGCTGCCATCTGCACCGAACGCAGGAAGGCTCCGAGTCTACTGAGCAGCCGCACATCTACCGGGTTCTCACCGATCACGGCCGGTGCGCCGGTGAATGTCAGGCTTTGTCGCGGCTGACCGGCAAGATCTGTTCCGTCACCGACCTCGGCGTCTGCGACGTTCAGGATCACCACTCGGTCACCGAGTATCACTGCCACGACCGCCGCGGCGCCGGCCCACGGCACGTCGTACAGGGTTCCCGAGACGGTGACGTCGAAAGTTGCAGTGTCCCGGTGTGATCCCGGCGCTGTAGTGGCGATCCCGGCGGGTACCGGAAGACCGGCGGCTACGGCCAACCGGCCGGCCAAGTACGTCTCGGCCAGTGGCAGCGGCGCTGCGTGACGTGCTGCCGCTCGCTGCACGGTCACGGCGTCCAGCAGAGAACCACCGGAGCCACCGGCAGATTCGGGAAGACCAACCAGCGGCAGGCCCAGTTCGACTGCCGCGTCCCATAATCCGGTGGGCAAACCTTCGACTTCAGCTTTGGCAACCACGTCGGCGTCGGACTTCTCGGCAAAAAATTGCTCGACCATCGCTTCGAGGTCCGCATCAAATGCGTAATCATTGTGCTGTGAAACAGAATTCATCGGTTCAACCCCTTCACGATCACGGTGCGGAGAATCTCGTTGGTACCGCCGCGAATCGACCACGACGGCGCGACCAGTACCGCGCGGGCCAGTAGCGACTCGTACGGATCTTCGGACGCCAGGTCGGGGGCTCTACCGAGATGCCGCGAGACCACCGCAACGCAGTCCTGCTCGAATCGTGTTGCCATTTCCTTGATCAATGCCGCCTCGGTAACCGGCGAGCGGCCGGCGTCCACCATCCGGGCAATCGAGAGAGACATTCCGCGGAAAGCCCAGCAGCGTGCGGTAATCGATCCCAGATCGGCCAGCGCGGCGGGCCCACCGTCGGCCGCTTGATGAGCTGCCCAGTGTTCGAGCACCGGCATCAGCGACATCCACCGGTCGACGCCACCTCGTTCGAGCGCAAGTTCTCCGGTGTTTTGGCCCCAGCCGGCTCCGACGTCGCCGAGGCGACGCGAGTCAGGAACGAAGACGTCCTGGAACGACACCTCGCAGAAGTCTTCGCTTCCGTCGATGAACGGGATGGGCGAAACCGTCAGGCCCTCGCTGTGACGATCGATGATCAGTTGTGTGAGTCCGCTGTGTTTGTCGGCGGAGGTTCGGAGCAGGGCGAGGATGTGCGTCGCATGGAAGGCGCCGGTGGTCCAGATCTTGGTGCCGTTCACTTTCCAGCCACCGTCGACGCGTTCGGCGCGAGTTCGCAAGGACGCCAGGTCGGAGCCGGAATCCGGTTCGCTCATGCCGATCGAGAACGAGAACTCACCGCGTGCGATACCGGGCAGGAAGTGCTGCTTCTGCTCCTCGGTTCCGTTGGCCGCAATACTCGGACCGGACTGGCGGTCACCGATCCAGTGATAGCCGACGGGTGCGCCTCGGGCGAGAAGTTCTTCGACGACGACCAGGCGATCCACGGCCGAGCGTCCGCCGCCGCCGTATTTCTGCGGCAAGGACATACCCAACCAGCCGCGGCTTCCGATATCGCGGGAGAACTCAGGGTCCACGGCGCCTGACATTCCGAGTCCGAGCGGATAGCTTCCGGGCGTCAGCCGCTTGTCGAGGTACTCGCGTACTTCAGCTTGAAGGTCGAGTTCCTCGGCCGTCAATTCTGTTGCGTCGAAACGCATGGACGTCTCCGATCAGTTGAATACTCGGGTTTCAGAACGAACCCCGCCACACGAACTTTGAGGAAGATGATGGCATACAAAAATGTATACTAAATTGAATGTGACTGTCCGGCAAGTACACCCGACAGTCTCGGCTCTACCCGCCGAGCAGTACCGAATTTCCGATCTCGAACAGTCGCTCCGGCAGATCAGACCGCCGACGCAACCTCCCGATCCGCACGGAACCTTCCACGACATTCAGCGCAGCCATGACCGTGATTCGCGCCGTTGCAGGCTCGAGTCCTGGCCGCACCCCGTCGAGAGCCTTGACCCACGACGCAACGTACTCCCGCTGATTCTGCTCGCAGGAACGCCGAAACTTGTCAGGCAACTGATCGAGTTCACTGATCAGCAGTCCGATGAGATGACGCTCGTTGATTGCGAAATCGATATGCGCCGAGAGCAATCCAGAAAGGACCTCATCGGGACCGTCAGCTTTGGCGAGCGCATTCTCCACTCCGAGCCGGCGCCGCTCGCCGGCGCGCGATACTGCGGCCACAAGAAGGTCGATCTTGGCGTCGAAGTGGTTGTAGACATTGGGCCCCGTGGTACCGGCCGCTTCACCGATGTCTTCAGTGTTGACGGCCTGGTATCCGCGCTCATCAAATAACCGGATGGCTTCGGACAGCAACAGCTCACGACGAGACGTTGCCACCGGAGTGCGATCGGTAACGTGCGATGCTTCCGGCGACGAGTGCCCCAGATCGGTGTACGCGGCACGCTCGGCAAGATCGATCAACAGGAGTTCCATCTGCCGCCGAGGCAGCGAAACTCGATGCGAGGAAATACTGCTGAATACCGAAATGACCGCCCAGGCAAGCAGATAGCTGTCTTCCTCGTTCAACTCGGGGCGTTCGGTGCGGATCAATGCAGCATCCCGCGCCGCGACGCTCTTGAGTACGGTACGCAACTCTTCACGCTGCTCGTCGGGCAGATATCGCGCTTCACGCTGCCACAGGAGCGGGAGACCCCGTCGCCTCGACACCGACGACGCAAGCGTCGCGATCAGCGCTTTGAGGTCTTCGGATTGAGTCACGTTGTAGTACAGCGTGTCGATCCCACTGTTGACGGCAGCATGAAGGAGATCAGGTTTGTTACGGAAGTGCCGATAGAGCGCCGGTGCCGTGATTCCGACCGCTGCAGCCACCTGCGCAACCGACACATTGTGATACCCACGTTCACGGAAGAGGTCACCGGCGGCAGCGAGAATCTGCTCTTTACGGTCACTTGGCCTTCGTACGACCACGCGGACACTCTCCTTCGTTGCTACCGAAGTCTCATCTTTCGGCAGAATCTTGTTCTTATGAGTTAGTATTCACTTATTGACGGAAACTGTCAGCGTATCCCAGAATTCAGTCTCACCATCAGGTTAGAGAACCTTACCGCACCGAGCCGTCTGACACCCAACTTTCAGGGTACCGAGCCGAAGGGAGAATCGCGTGAAGAGAACCGTCTTCGACAGCGATCACGAAACATTCCGACAGATGATCCGAACATTCATCGCCAAGGAGGTCGTCCCGTCCTATTCCGACTGGGAGGAAGCCGGCATGGTTCCGCGGTCGCTGTACCGCCAACTCGGCGACCTGGCGATCTTCGGAATCGAGATTCCCACGGAGTTCGGCGGCGGCGGCCAGACCAGTTTCAAGTACCAGGCCGTCATTCGTGAGGAGACCGCTCGGGCCGGCGTCACCTTCGGCGCCGACGTCGTCCACACGGGCCTGGTCCTGCCCTACCTGGTCGAATACGGAAATGCGGAGCAGAAGGCGCGTTGGCTGCCCGGATTCCTCTCCGGCGAGATGATGACGGCCATAGCCATGACCGAACCCGGTGCGGGCTCCGACCTTGCCGGCATCACCACCACTGCAAAGCTTTCCGACGACGGCACCCACTACGTCCTCAACGGTGCCAAAACCTTCATTACCGGTGGCGTCCAGGCAGGCCTGATTCTGGTGGTGTGCCGCACCAGTCCGCGCACAGCCGAGAACCGGCGTGCCGGATTGTCGATCCTGTGCGTCGATACGCGCTCCGAAGGGTTTGTGGTCGGCCGCAAGCTGGACAAGCTCGGCCTCCGAGCGCAGGACACCGCTGAACTCTCCTTCACCGATGTCGTCGTTCCGACAGAAAATCTTTTGGGGACCGAGGGCGAAGGCTTCTCGTACCTCACTCAGAACTTGGTGCGCGAGCGACTGGGCGCAGCCGTCGGCGCTTATGCAAATGCCAGCGCGGCAATCGAATTCGCGAAGACGTACGTGCAGCAGCGTCAGGTCTTCGGAAAACCGGTGGCAAGTTTCCAGAACACGAAGTTTGTGCTGGCCGAGTGCTCGACGGAAGTCGCGGCCGCCCAGGCCATGGTGGATCGCGCACTCGATCTCGATGAAATCCGTGAACTCACCGTCGCCGACGCCGCCCGGGTCAAACTGTTCTGCACCGAGATGGCCGGTCGCGTCATCGACAAGTGCCTTCAGCTTCACGGAGGCTACGGCTACATGCGGGAGTACCCGATTGCCCGCCTGTATGCCGATACCCGTGTCAACCGCATCTACGCCGGTTCCAGCGAGGTGATGAAGACCATCATCGCGAAGGACATGGGTATCTGATCTCGAAGTTCCACCACCGCAACGGTTTTGTCGTGGGATGTCAGCGGCGTGGAATCACGGTGGCCAGCACGCTCGGAAGTTTCGACCAATCCGAGGTGATGTAACTGGCATGATCGCCGGCCAGTCGATCAAGTCGGTCCTGTGCCTCGCCTTCCGACGCGTGTGTCCCATCGATTGCGGGCGTCACGTTCTGAGCGTCCGTCATGATCAGCAGATAGCCACGTTCGTGGTACCAGCTGGGATCGATTGCGCCGCCGACGTATTCGGCTGCGTCACCGTCGAAGAGAACAAACCACGGTCGCACCGACGGGTCCGCGTACCGGGCAATGCGCGGATCACCCTCCGACGCACGATGCACCGCGGGGAACGCCGACGCTTCCTCGAGCCGATTCAGGGCCGCGAGATCGCGCAGGTGCGTTGCGTATTCGACATCCGCCCACCACGTATCGAGCGGATTCTTTTCCTCGATGGTTCCGGGAATCAACTCGAAGATGAACTTGCCGGCCATCGCGTTTTCCGACGGCCAACCTCGCTGGGTAACTGCCTCGTCCGGCGTCGAAAACTGATCGCCCACCAGATCGGCCGGGGTGAAGACGGCGTCGCCCAGCGTGCTGAGAATCAAAGCGTCGAGGTCGGCCGGGCCCCGCCCGTACCCCACTGTGAATCCGTCTTTGAGTTCGAGTTTGACCATCACCGGCGGATGTTCCGGATTGACGTCACTCCACGCCCGCATGTCGGCCAAGCATCCCGCGAAGCCTTGATCTCGAAAACCGCTACGTAGCCCCGCCGCATTCTGCGCACCGACGCAGTTACTGTTACTGCCAAAAGGATTCTCGTGCGAAACCCGCCAGTCCGTGCCCGCGACGTTGGTCCACAGATCCAATTCGATGAGAGCTGCGCCTGAGTCGAGAGCGTCGGCAAAATACGGGAAGGTCGACTTCTCGTAAGAATTGTGGACGCCGACGGACGTCGTATCACCAAACGATGTCATTCCGGGTACTGCACCTGCCACCCCGAATCCCGTCAGGGGGAGGACGAGGGCACCGAGCAACACCACACCTAATCTGCGCACCCGAGAACTCTCGCACGTCAGCGGCCATCAGGTGGCCGCTTTGCGCAGTTCGCTTGGATCCTCGAAGCAGCGCATTCTGTGCCGATGCGATGATTCTGGAGTAGTTCGTTCACAGTTCCGGAGGACAGTCGTGTTTCTGACCCAGTTCATTCATCGTGCCTTGCGCGAATCACCGGGACGTCCCATGACCGTCTTCGGAGATCGAACCTTCACGACGGCCGAGTCCGTTGATCGTGTGGCTCGGTTGGCGAGCGGACTCGGCAGCGGCAGGGGTGACTGCGTATCGCTTCTTGCATTGAATTCGGACCGTTGTCACGAGACAATTTTGGCCGGCTGGTGGTCCGGTGCCACGGTCAGCCCGCTCAACTCCCGGTGGTCTGCCGCGGAAATAGCTTATGCACTCAATGATTCGGGATCGACCAGCCTGATCGTCGACGAGAACTCAGCCCCACTGGTACCGGAACTACGCGAACTCTGCCCCGATTTGGGACGCGTCGTGTTCTGCGGTTCCGGAACGGTTCCGACGGGAATGATCGACTACGACAAGCTCATTGCCGAATCAGAGCCTGTCCCGGATCTCCGAATCGGCGACGACGCCGTTGCTCTTCTGCTCTACACCGGCGGTACAACCGGGCGCTCCAAAGGCGTGATGGTCAGCCACAAGGGATTGATGACGTCGACGCTGGGAACACTGGCTGCCGGCAAGCCTGCCGTAGCCGACGGCGTCAACCTGCTTGCCAATCCACTGTTCCATATCGCCGGTATCGCGAGTTGGATGGCGCAGAACATGATGGGCGGCACGCAGGTCTTTCTCCCCGTGTTCTCACCGCAGGCAATGCTCGAGGCCATCGACCGGCACCGGCCCACCACGGTGGGCGTTGTACCGACCATGCTTCACATGTTGGTTACCGCAACAGATCTCGACGCTTATGACCGCTCGAGTGTTCAGGTGGTTCGGTACGGCGCCTCCCCCATTTCACCGGCTCTACTGGAACGCTCGATGAAGGCTTTCCCTCGTAGTGGTTTCACGCAGGGGTACGGAATGACCGAGACCGCACACATCACTGTGCTGAGCGCCGCCGATCACCTCATTGGTGGCGATCTGCTTCGATCAGCGGGCCGCGCACTCCCCCATTGCGAAGTGCAGATCCTCGACCCCGCCGGAAACGAAGTGCCGTCTGGAACTGTCGGCGAAATCGTCACGCGCGGCGACCATCTGATGATCGGCTACCGCAACCTCCCGGAGGAGACAGCGGCGGCCTTCGCCGGCGGTTGGATGCATACCGGCGATGCCGGGTATCTCGACGAACGCGGATATCTGTTCATTGTCGATCGAATCAAGGACATGATCATCACCGGAGGCGAGAACGTCTACTCCACGGAGGTCGAGAACGCCTTGTCGCAACATCCGGCGGTTGCCGCCTGTTCCGTTGTGGGCGTGCAAGATCCGAAGTGGGGCGAGCGGGTCCACGCCGTCGTTGTTCTTCGCCCCGGCTCCCAGACAGATTTCGACGAGCTTCGCGCCCACGCGAAATCCCTTGTCTCCGGCTACAAAGCACCGCGATCGATCCAGTTTGTTGACGCCCTGCCTCTTTCTGCTGCCGGCAAGGTACTCAAGAGGGATCTGCGCGATGCTGCGGAGACAGGTGACGTCCCGCAATAAACAATTGCACCATCCGTCTTTCGGATTCTTCATCGGCCTACTTCACACCATCTGACAAGGATTTATGCGACCTTGCCGGAGCTCTGGGGGTTTGCCCGGGTGAGACGATTCCCAACTCGTAGGCGCGCACTACGAGCTGCGCCCGGTCTCGGGCAACGAGTTTGGTCATCGCCCGGTTCACGTGTGTTTTGGCGGTGAGCACAGTGATCCCCAGCGTGCGCGCGATCTCGTCGTTGGCGGCTCCGCCCGCCACTTGAACCACCACCTCACGCTCCCGCGGGGTCAGATCGTGCAGCAGGCTGTCGCCGCGAATCGCCGACCCGACGGGCCGCGCCAGGAACTCGTCCACCAACAACCTTGTGGCCGTGGGCGATAGCGGTATGGTCCCGCGCGCCACGGAGCGAACAGCGTCGAGTAGCTCCGCCGGCCGCGCATCCTTGCCCAAGAATCCAGCTGCGCCCGCACGCAGTGCCTTGGCAACATTCTCGTCGAACTCGAATGTCGTGAGGATCAGCACGCGTGTTCGCGCCAGCAGCGGATCAGCCGCGATCGCTCTGGTCGCCTCGATGCCGTCGAGGTTCGGCATGCGAATGTCGATGATCGCCACGTCCGGCACTGTCCGACGCGTCGCGCGGACGGCTTCGGCGCCGTCGCGTGCTTCGGCGACTACCTCCATGTCTCGTTCGGAATCGACGAGCAGACGCAATGTGCTGCGAAAGAGTGCCTGGTCGTCGGCGATGACCACCCGTATCGTCATCGGCTCCGCACCTCGTAGGCGGCGAGCGGGAGTTCGACGGCGACCACGAACCGGCCGCCGCTTCCGTCGTCGGCGTCCAGGTGTCCGCCCGCGGCACGCACTCGCTCGCTCATTCCGGCGAGTCCGAAACCACCTCCCGTCTTGCGCCGGCCCGCCGCGGCGATCCGGTTTCCGACTTCGATGGTCAGTGTCGACAACCGGTACGTCATGGTCAGGGTCACCGGTTCGCCGGGGGCGTGCTTGGCGGCGTTGGTGAGCGCCTCCTGAATGACCCGGTAGGCGGCCAGCTCCACATCCGGAGTGGCCGGGCGGACACTGCCGGCGACGATTGTCCGCACATCGAGGCCTGACGCGAGGGCCGCGTCGACGAGCGCGTCCACATCGCCCAGCCCCGGCACCGGCCCTCGCGGATCGTCATCGGCGGCACGAAGCATTCCGACGAGTCCCTTGATCTCGCGGAGGGCGGCCTCGGAGTTCTCGTGCATGCCGGCCAGTGCCTGCGCCGCGAGTTCGGGGCGGTCGAGCACGTGGCGCGCGGTCCCGATCTGCAAGTTGAGTGCGGCCAGGTGATGGGCGACCACGTCGTGGATGTCGCGGCTGATGCGCAGTCGTTCCTCGGTGACCCGACGCTCCGCTTCGTATTCGTAGAGTGCCGCCGACACCTGCGCGCGTGTCTCCACCGCCGTCACATAGCGGTTACGGGCTCGTGTTACGCCGCCGATGGATGCGCCCAGCAACGGCCAGCCGATCAGACCGACACGTTCCACGAGGAGCCACTGCGGGCCGAGTATCGCAGCAACACAGGTCAATCCGACGCAGACCGCGGCTGTCGCTGCTATCGCGGTCCGTGCTTCGAAGCGTGAAGCGAGGGTGCACAGACAGACGCTGAGGGGCAAGGTGGCGGCCGCGTTGAACTGGCCGGAGTAGGCGATGTAGGCGACGGTGCCCGCCGTGGTGATCGCGAGTGCCCACCACGGGTGGGTGCGTTTGACCGTGAGTGCGGCAGCAGTCGACACGACAATCAGTGCGGCGATCGTCGACGTGTCACCCGGGCGTCCGCCGCGCTGTTCGAATCGCAGCGCGATGACCCCGCAGGCCCCGACGAACACCGCGACTACGCCTGCCGTCAGCACCGGCCGTCGATACGACAGCTGCACCCACCGTTCCACCACATCCATGAGGAGAAGAATAGGAGTCAAGTGGGCATTTGCGACAGTCTTCTACTGCGGACGCGGTACGCCGGAAGACGAGAGAATTCGCGGAGCGCGAGGCTCGAAACGTGGGAAATGCTGCGTGTCGATCGCCGCCACCGCCCCGACCGCCTGTGACTGCGGATTGGGAGATCGCGAATACCGATACCCGCCGTGACCAGGGATTCGATGATTTGTCGAGTCCGCCGTCGCGGCACCGCCAGCAGATCGACGAGCCGCTACCGGGACCGTCAACTCCTTGCGGCACAACCTGAATCGGCGCTCGAAGGAGTTCGGGGCAAGTTCGCTGTTGACCCCAGATTGAGCCCAATTTGTCCGTTACAGTCACACGCAATTCCGGGCCGCCGCCAGTTGACACCCCGAACCCTCCACCCCATAGTCAAGGAGCCCCTGCATGTCCACCCCACTACTCGACCGCCTACCACGTACCCGCGGCAGATCCCGACTCCTGCGCGCCGTCCTGACCGGGCTGGCGGCGACCGGCATCGCCGCCGCGCTCGCAGTCCCCGCCGTCGCCGCGCCGGTCGGGGTCCCGGTATCACCCGGCGGCAACGCCGTCGGCTGGGGAAACAACGACGACGAGCAGGCCACGGTGCCCGCCCCGCCCGTCGGGCAGACCTACACCGCCGTTGCTGCCGGCGACGCTCATTCCCTCGCGCTGACCTCCGACGGACACGTCATCTCCTGGGGATCCAACGACTACGGTCAGCTCACGGGCACGCCGACCGGCGGGGGCTATGTTGCTCTCGCCGCCGGCGATTACCATTCTCTCGCGTTGAGCGCCGACGGCCACATCACCGCCTGGGGATCCAACGACTACGGGCAGCTCAACAACACGCCGACCGGCGGCGGCTACACCGCCATCGCCGCCGGCATCTACCATTCCCTCGCGCTGAGTTCCGACGGCCACATCACCGCCTGGGGAAACGGTGGCGAAGGGCAGCTGATCGGTACCCCGACCGACGGCGGCTACATTGCTCTCGCCGCCGCCGGCACCCATTCCCTCGCGTTGACCGGCGACGGCCACATCACCACCTGGGGAAACAACAACTACGGGCAGCTCACCGGAACCCCGACCGACGGCGGCTACATTGCTCTCGCCTCCGGCTACAGCCATTCCCTGGCGCTGACCGGCGACGGCCACATCACTTCCTGGGGACTCAACAGCTACGGGCAGCTCACCGGAACCCCGACCGGCGGCGGCTACACCGCGATCACCTCCAGCAGCAACCATTCCCTCGCGTTGAGCGCCGACGGCCACATCACCGCCTGGGGATGGGACGTCTCCGGGCAGGTGAGGGATACGCCGACCGGCGACGGCTACACCGCCCTGGCTGGCGGCTTCCGCCATTCCCTCGCCATAGACGCGTCGACCGCGCCGACTCTGACCGGCGCACCGCCCGCCGCCACCGCCGGCCAGCCCTACACCCACACCTTCACCCTCACCGGCTTCCCCACACCCACTGTCGCAGTGACCACCGGTGAACTCCCCGCAGGTCTGACCCTCACCTCCGATGGTGTCCTGTCCGGCACCCCGACCGCTGCCGGAACATACACGTTCACGGTGACCGCCACCAATGACATAGATCCGGCGGCAACCTTGGAGGTCACCGTCACCGTCGCGGAAGCCACGACCACCACGCCGTCGACCGGGTCCCTCGGCATACTCGGCACGATCTTCGGGTCCTGACCTCGACGCCCTGACCAGACCCTCCGGAAACCCGCCCCGAAAGGCACGCCACCATGGCACTACTCGATCACCCCCGCAGACCACACCGAAGCAG
Proteins encoded:
- a CDS encoding sensor histidine kinase, which gives rise to MDVVERWVQLSYRRPVLTAGVVAVFVGACGVIALRFEQRGGRPGDTSTIAALIVVSTAAALTVKRTHPWWALAITTAGTVAYIAYSGQFNAAATLPLSVCLCTLASRFEARTAIAATAAVCVGLTCVAAILGPQWLLVERVGLIGWPLLGASIGGVTRARNRYVTAVETRAQVSAALYEYEAERRVTEERLRISRDIHDVVAHHLAALNLQIGTARHVLDRPELAAQALAGMHENSEAALREIKGLVGMLRAADDDPRGPVPGLGDVDALVDAALASGLDVRTIVAGSVRPATPDVELAAYRVIQEALTNAAKHAPGEPVTLTMTYRLSTLTIEVGNRIAAAGRRKTGGGFGLAGMSERVRAAGGHLDADDGSGGRFVVAVELPLAAYEVRSR
- a CDS encoding acyl-CoA dehydrogenase family protein, coding for MKRTVFDSDHETFRQMIRTFIAKEVVPSYSDWEEAGMVPRSLYRQLGDLAIFGIEIPTEFGGGGQTSFKYQAVIREETARAGVTFGADVVHTGLVLPYLVEYGNAEQKARWLPGFLSGEMMTAIAMTEPGAGSDLAGITTTAKLSDDGTHYVLNGAKTFITGGVQAGLILVVCRTSPRTAENRRAGLSILCVDTRSEGFVVGRKLDKLGLRAQDTAELSFTDVVVPTENLLGTEGEGFSYLTQNLVRERLGAAVGAYANASAAIEFAKTYVQQRQVFGKPVASFQNTKFVLAECSTEVAAAQAMVDRALDLDEIRELTVADAARVKLFCTEMAGRVIDKCLQLHGGYGYMREYPIARLYADTRVNRIYAGSSEVMKTIIAKDMGI
- a CDS encoding AMP-binding protein; this translates as MFLTQFIHRALRESPGRPMTVFGDRTFTTAESVDRVARLASGLGSGRGDCVSLLALNSDRCHETILAGWWSGATVSPLNSRWSAAEIAYALNDSGSTSLIVDENSAPLVPELRELCPDLGRVVFCGSGTVPTGMIDYDKLIAESEPVPDLRIGDDAVALLLYTGGTTGRSKGVMVSHKGLMTSTLGTLAAGKPAVADGVNLLANPLFHIAGIASWMAQNMMGGTQVFLPVFSPQAMLEAIDRHRPTTVGVVPTMLHMLVTATDLDAYDRSSVQVVRYGASPISPALLERSMKAFPRSGFTQGYGMTETAHITVLSAADHLIGGDLLRSAGRALPHCEVQILDPAGNEVPSGTVGEIVTRGDHLMIGYRNLPEETAAAFAGGWMHTGDAGYLDERGYLFIVDRIKDMIITGGENVYSTEVENALSQHPAVAACSVVGVQDPKWGERVHAVVVLRPGSQTDFDELRAHAKSLVSGYKAPRSIQFVDALPLSAAGKVLKRDLRDAAETGDVPQ
- a CDS encoding phosphatidylinositol-specific phospholipase C domain-containing protein, producing MRRLGVVLLGALVLPLTGFGVAGAVPGMTSFGDTTSVGVHNSYEKSTFPYFADALDSGAALIELDLWTNVAGTDWRVSHENPFGSNSNCVGAQNAAGLRSGFRDQGFAGCLADMRAWSDVNPEHPPVMVKLELKDGFTVGYGRGPADLDALILSTLGDAVFTPADLVGDQFSTPDEAVTQRGWPSENAMAGKFIFELIPGTIEEKNPLDTWWADVEYATHLRDLAALNRLEEASAFPAVHRASEGDPRIARYADPSVRPWFVLFDGDAAEYVGGAIDPSWYHERGYLLIMTDAQNVTPAIDGTHASEGEAQDRLDRLAGDHASYITSDWSKLPSVLATVIPRR
- a CDS encoding response regulator transcription factor, whose product is MTIRVVIADDQALFRSTLRLLVDSERDMEVVAEARDGAEAVRATRRTVPDVAIIDIRMPNLDGIEATRAIAADPLLARTRVLILTTFEFDENVAKALRAGAAGFLGKDARPAELLDAVRSVARGTIPLSPTATRLLVDEFLARPVGSAIRGDSLLHDLTPREREVVVQVAGGAANDEIARTLGITVLTAKTHVNRAMTKLVARDRAQLVVRAYELGIVSPGQTPRAPARSHKSLSDGVK